The proteins below are encoded in one region of Halocatena salina:
- a CDS encoding acetylglutamate/acetylaminoadipate kinase, with product MTVVVKIGGARAVDPADALSDVASLVEDGTRVVVVHGGSTAVDDTLEALGESPEYVETPSGVVGRFTDERTMDVFSMVLPGKLNTDLVVGLQNEGVDAVGLSGVDGGLLTGARKSAVRVLENGKKKIRRGDHSGRIEDVNGELLETLLETGYTPVVTVPMLADDGVAVNTDADRAAAAVAGALGGDLVVLTDVPGVLADVDDESSVIERVDSPATYETLTEAAEGFMSRKVMAATEALENGATSATIASANVDRPISTALEETNGTLITPEAL from the coding sequence GTGACCGTCGTGGTCAAGATCGGCGGTGCGCGGGCCGTCGATCCTGCGGATGCGCTGTCGGACGTCGCATCGTTGGTCGAGGATGGAACGCGGGTCGTCGTCGTGCACGGTGGTTCGACCGCCGTCGACGACACGCTCGAAGCACTCGGGGAGTCTCCCGAGTACGTCGAAACGCCCTCGGGCGTCGTCGGCCGGTTCACCGACGAACGCACGATGGACGTGTTCTCGATGGTGTTGCCCGGGAAGCTCAACACGGATCTCGTCGTCGGACTGCAAAACGAAGGCGTGGACGCGGTCGGCCTGTCGGGCGTCGATGGCGGTTTACTGACAGGTGCCAGAAAATCAGCGGTCCGCGTGCTCGAAAACGGGAAAAAGAAGATCCGTCGTGGCGATCACTCCGGACGCATCGAGGACGTGAACGGCGAACTCCTCGAAACGCTGCTCGAAACTGGATACACCCCCGTCGTGACGGTCCCGATGCTGGCTGACGACGGCGTCGCGGTGAACACTGATGCCGACCGGGCAGCCGCAGCCGTGGCTGGCGCACTCGGTGGTGATCTTGTGGTGCTCACCGACGTGCCGGGAGTGCTCGCGGACGTCGATGACGAGTCATCAGTGATCGAACGCGTCGACTCACCGGCCACCTACGAAACGCTCACTGAGGCCGCAGAAGGGTTCATGAGCCGGAAAGTGATGGCTGCGACCGAGGCGCTCGAAAACGGCGCAACGAGCGCGACGATCGCCAGCGCGAACGTAGACCGTCCGATCAGCACGGCGCTCGAAGAGACGAACGGCACGCTGATCACGCCGGAGGCTCTGTAA
- the argC gene encoding N-acetyl-gamma-glutamyl-phosphate reductase, whose amino-acid sequence MNTTAAVVGASGFTGGELLRLLAGHPEFEVVQATSRQYERKTIGHVHPNLRGMDLRFSTPEELQSVDVLFAATPHGVSMEHIDAFREAAGTVVDLSADFRLDSHDQYEEYYDGHSRPELLSESVYALPELTPHDRLSGADLIAAGGCNATATILGLLPLVESDILSGSERTVVDVKVGSSEGGAGGGEASSHAERSGVVRPYAPTGHRHEAEIEQFIGSVSFTVHAVEMVRGASATCHVFPDEPVTKGDLWGAYREQYEDEPFVELVAGGGGVYRYPEPKAVAGTNTAEVGFELDPANGRIVVFSAIDNMMKGSAGQAVHAANVALGFEETAGLDFRGLHPVGEP is encoded by the coding sequence ATGAACACCACGGCAGCTGTCGTTGGTGCGAGCGGATTTACTGGGGGTGAACTCCTCCGACTGCTCGCCGGTCATCCCGAGTTCGAGGTGGTGCAAGCGACGAGTCGCCAGTACGAACGCAAGACGATCGGGCACGTTCATCCGAACCTCCGGGGTATGGATCTCCGGTTCAGCACGCCCGAGGAGCTACAGAGCGTCGATGTCCTGTTCGCGGCGACACCTCACGGAGTATCGATGGAGCATATCGACGCGTTTCGAGAGGCTGCTGGGACGGTCGTGGATCTGAGCGCGGATTTCCGGCTGGACAGCCACGACCAGTACGAGGAGTACTACGACGGTCACAGCCGACCGGAACTCCTCTCGGAATCGGTGTATGCGCTACCCGAGCTTACCCCCCACGATCGTCTTTCGGGAGCCGACCTGATCGCTGCGGGCGGCTGTAACGCGACCGCGACGATCCTCGGGCTGTTACCGTTGGTCGAGTCCGACATCCTGTCGGGCTCCGAGCGAACGGTCGTCGACGTGAAAGTCGGCTCTTCGGAGGGCGGCGCTGGCGGCGGTGAAGCCTCATCCCACGCCGAGCGCTCGGGCGTGGTTCGGCCGTACGCTCCGACCGGGCACCGCCACGAGGCCGAGATCGAGCAGTTCATCGGCTCGGTGAGCTTCACCGTGCACGCGGTGGAGATGGTGCGGGGCGCGAGCGCAACGTGTCACGTGTTCCCCGACGAGCCGGTCACGAAGGGAGATCTCTGGGGTGCCTACCGCGAGCAGTACGAAGACGAGCCGTTCGTGGAACTCGTCGCTGGTGGTGGCGGCGTGTATCGGTATCCCGAACCGAAAGCTGTTGCGGGCACGAACACCGCCGAGGTCGGTTTTGAACTCGATCCCGCCAACGGTCGGATCGTCGTCTTCTCGGCGATCGACAACATGATGAAAGGATCGGCCGGGCAGGCCGTGCACGCGGCCAACGTCGCGCTTGGCTTCGAGGAGACTGCCGGACTCGACTTTCGGGGACTGCATCCCGTGGGGGAACCATGA
- the lysX gene encoding lysine biosynthesis protein LysX, with translation MNIGVLYSRIRRDEKLLLNELRERDHEVTKLDVRKLQFGLSEPPAALSACDLVVDRCLATSRSVYASRFIDSYDVPIVNTPETAAVCADKAQNSLVLENAGIPTPRTEVAFTKETALEIIESFGYPCVLKPVVGSWGRLMAKIDSRSAAEAILEHKATLGHYEHKVFYIQEFVEKPDRDVRVVAVDGAPIAAMVRSSDHWLTNAAKGADTNEFELDETARDLVARASDAVGGGLLGIDLMETSSGSYTVHEVNHTVEFKALDEVASTDVPGAVVDWLEEKATQEVVA, from the coding sequence ATGAATATCGGTGTACTCTATTCCCGGATTCGCCGCGACGAAAAGCTCCTGTTGAACGAGCTTCGAGAGCGTGATCACGAGGTCACGAAACTCGACGTTCGAAAACTTCAGTTCGGTCTTTCCGAACCGCCAGCGGCGTTATCGGCGTGCGATCTGGTCGTCGATCGGTGTCTGGCCACGAGCCGCAGCGTGTACGCGTCTCGTTTTATCGATAGCTACGACGTTCCGATCGTGAACACCCCAGAGACGGCGGCAGTGTGTGCCGACAAGGCCCAAAACAGCCTCGTGCTCGAAAACGCTGGGATTCCCACGCCACGAACGGAAGTGGCGTTCACAAAGGAGACCGCACTGGAGATCATCGAGTCCTTCGGCTATCCCTGCGTGTTAAAACCTGTCGTTGGATCGTGGGGACGGTTAATGGCAAAGATCGATTCTCGCAGCGCCGCGGAGGCCATTCTAGAGCACAAAGCGACGCTCGGCCATTACGAGCACAAGGTGTTTTACATCCAAGAGTTCGTCGAGAAGCCCGACCGAGACGTCCGGGTGGTGGCCGTCGACGGTGCGCCTATCGCGGCGATGGTCCGTTCGTCGGACCACTGGCTGACGAACGCCGCGAAAGGCGCAGACACCAACGAGTTCGAACTGGACGAAACGGCCCGCGACCTCGTTGCCCGTGCGAGCGACGCCGTCGGCGGGGGGTTGTTGGGAATCGATCTGATGGAAACCAGCTCGGGATCGTACACGGTTCATGAGGTGAACCACACCGTCGAGTTCAAAGCGCTCGATGAGGTCGCCTCGACCGACGTGCCGGGCGCAGTCGTCGATTGGCTCGAAGAGAAAGCTACCCAAGAGGTGGTCGCCTGA
- a CDS encoding lysine biosynthesis protein LysW — MAECIECGVSVSLHDDVEAGEIIDCGTCGSELEVIETGPVALDTAPELEEDWGE; from the coding sequence ATGGCAGAATGTATCGAATGTGGGGTAAGCGTATCGCTCCACGACGACGTTGAGGCAGGAGAGATCATCGACTGTGGCACGTGTGGGAGCGAGCTGGAGGTCATCGAGACCGGACCTGTGGCGCTCGACACCGCGCCCGAACTAGAAGAAGACTGGGGAGAATAA
- the argH gene encoding argininosuccinate lyase, with product MSDNPSNDASLDRTGAAVRGDRFSGGPAREFLSSLAADERIFEADIAVDRAHVVMLAEQGIIEQSAASEILTALEAIALNGHDSLPDGEDVHEAIESAVIEQVGPVGGKMHTARSRNDEVATCLRYRLREDLLDSVSATLALRAALEDVAHEHTDTVMPGFTHLQPAQPTTVAHWALSYERAIARDTERLLAAYDRTNCSPLGGAAFAGTPFPIDRERTAELLGFAGVVENSMDAASARDFLLDSTAALAGLATHLSGLAEDLIVFANKGYVDLSNEYASTSSIMPQKKNPDTLELVRATAGTASAGLDGLLTTLKGLPRAYNIDLQRASGHAWSTIDAVTEATDVAAGALTSATWNESALADAAGDGFTTATAVADKLAMCGLPFRTAHEILADAAQHGGDVDAIEAAAADVLDEPLETYLTRDELHALLDPVHSVESRDSRGGPAPSAVGEQLDTTADALDTDREALDRRRSGLEQAHETLTEVVHSHV from the coding sequence ATGTCCGATAACCCGTCGAACGACGCATCTCTCGACCGGACGGGCGCGGCGGTCCGTGGCGACCGGTTCAGCGGCGGCCCAGCGCGGGAGTTCCTCTCCTCGCTGGCGGCAGACGAGCGCATCTTCGAGGCGGACATCGCCGTCGACCGTGCGCACGTCGTGATGCTCGCCGAGCAAGGGATCATTGAGCAGTCGGCAGCCAGTGAGATCCTCACTGCCCTCGAAGCGATCGCGCTCAACGGTCACGACTCACTACCTGATGGTGAGGACGTCCACGAAGCCATCGAGTCAGCCGTCATCGAACAAGTTGGTCCAGTGGGTGGCAAGATGCACACCGCCCGCAGCCGCAACGACGAGGTTGCGACGTGTCTTCGCTATCGGCTGCGTGAGGATCTGCTCGACAGCGTTTCCGCGACGCTCGCACTCCGGGCAGCGTTAGAGGACGTGGCCCATGAGCACACCGACACCGTAATGCCCGGGTTCACGCACCTCCAGCCCGCCCAACCGACGACGGTCGCTCACTGGGCGCTGTCGTATGAGCGTGCGATCGCCCGCGACACCGAGCGGCTACTAGCAGCCTACGACCGAACGAACTGCTCACCGTTGGGCGGTGCTGCGTTCGCTGGCACGCCGTTCCCGATCGACCGGGAGCGGACTGCCGAACTGCTCGGCTTTGCAGGCGTCGTCGAGAACTCGATGGACGCCGCATCTGCACGGGATTTCCTGCTCGACAGCACGGCGGCGCTCGCCGGACTCGCCACCCATCTCTCGGGACTGGCAGAGGACCTGATCGTCTTCGCCAACAAAGGGTACGTCGATCTCTCGAACGAGTACGCCTCGACCTCTTCGATCATGCCCCAGAAGAAAAATCCCGACACGCTCGAACTCGTGCGGGCAACGGCTGGTACGGCTAGTGCTGGACTCGATGGGCTACTCACGACACTGAAAGGACTACCGAGGGCGTACAACATCGATCTCCAGCGCGCGAGCGGGCACGCGTGGTCCACTATCGACGCTGTCACCGAGGCGACCGACGTGGCAGCCGGGGCGCTCACCTCGGCCACATGGAACGAGTCCGCACTCGCCGACGCCGCCGGTGACGGCTTCACGACAGCGACGGCCGTCGCCGACAAGCTCGCCATGTGTGGACTCCCCTTCCGAACGGCGCACGAGATCCTCGCTGACGCCGCCCAACACGGTGGCGATGTCGACGCGATCGAAGCCGCCGCGGCGGACGTGCTGGACGAACCACTCGAAACCTACCTCACACGCGATGAACTGCACGCTCTGCTTGACCCCGTCCACAGCGTCGAAAGCCGCGATTCACGCGGCGGTCCCGCTCCGTCGGCGGTTGGCGAACAGCTCGACACGACTGCCGACGCGCTCGATACCGACCGTGAGGCACTCGACCGACGTCGCTCGGGGCTTGAACAGGCACACGAAACGCTCACAGAGGTGGTTCACAGCCATGTGTGA
- a CDS encoding argininosuccinate synthase → MNTVALAFSGGLDTTVCVPLLEEEYGYDEVIGVTVDVGQPDTEFAEARETADALGLEHFVVDAREEFAELCLRSVRANADYQGYPLGTALARPVIASAILDVAHEEGCDAVAHGCTGKGNDQLRFEAVWRDSDLNVIAPVRELGLTREYEIEYAAERNLPVEGGNEGAWSIDTNLWSRSIEGDDLEDPSYVPPEEIYEWTDPPSGTDSELVEIGFEDGYAVSVDGEQLDAVELIEQLNALAGSHGIGRTDMMEDRMLGLKVRENYEHPAATVLLAAHEALEGLVLTQEERSTKTSIDQQWSEKAYQGLLSAPLVDALSGFIDATQQRVTGTVTVKLDGGHARPVARESEYAVYSESAASFNTETVDGIEQADATGVAKYHGYQDRLARAATEETDVPEAIMDGGTDV, encoded by the coding sequence GTGAACACAGTTGCGCTCGCGTTCTCGGGCGGACTTGACACGACCGTTTGCGTACCGCTGCTCGAAGAAGAATACGGCTACGACGAGGTAATCGGGGTGACTGTCGACGTGGGGCAGCCGGATACTGAGTTTGCAGAAGCACGGGAGACCGCTGATGCACTGGGACTCGAACACTTCGTGGTGGACGCCCGCGAGGAGTTCGCGGAACTCTGTTTGCGGTCGGTTCGGGCGAACGCAGACTACCAAGGCTACCCGCTCGGCACGGCCTTGGCTCGCCCGGTCATCGCCTCCGCGATCCTCGATGTGGCACACGAGGAGGGATGTGACGCCGTTGCCCACGGCTGTACGGGGAAAGGAAACGATCAACTCCGGTTCGAAGCGGTCTGGCGTGATTCGGACTTGAACGTCATCGCGCCCGTGCGTGAACTCGGATTGACCCGCGAGTACGAAATCGAGTACGCAGCCGAGCGTAACTTGCCAGTCGAAGGCGGCAACGAAGGCGCGTGGAGCATCGACACGAACCTCTGGAGCCGGTCGATCGAGGGCGATGATCTCGAGGATCCGAGCTACGTGCCACCCGAGGAGATCTACGAATGGACCGACCCGCCAAGCGGGACCGACAGCGAACTCGTCGAGATCGGTTTCGAGGACGGGTACGCCGTCAGCGTCGACGGCGAACAACTCGACGCCGTCGAATTGATCGAACAGCTGAACGCGCTTGCAGGGAGCCACGGCATCGGACGGACGGATATGATGGAAGACCGGATGCTCGGACTGAAAGTCCGGGAGAACTACGAGCATCCGGCGGCCACGGTGTTGCTGGCCGCACACGAAGCGCTCGAAGGGTTGGTGTTGACCCAAGAAGAACGCTCGACAAAGACGAGCATCGATCAGCAGTGGAGTGAGAAGGCCTATCAGGGTCTGTTGTCCGCTCCGTTGGTCGATGCGCTGTCGGGCTTCATCGACGCGACCCAACAGCGCGTGACCGGCACCGTCACCGTGAAACTCGACGGTGGACACGCGCGCCCGGTCGCCCGCGAGAGCGAGTACGCAGTGTACTCCGAATCCGCGGCGTCGTTCAACACCGAAACCGTCGATGGAATCGAACAGGCCGACGCGACGGGCGTAGCGAAGTATCACGGCTATCAAGACCGGCTTGCTCGCGCTGCGACCGAAGAGACGGACGTGCCGGAAGCGATCATGGACGGTGGCACTGACGTATAA
- a CDS encoding ATP-dependent DNA helicase, whose protein sequence is MVSNSSHLRFFPYETPYDHQQEAMETIDEALSDGQDVLFEGACGTGKTLAALAPALEYARTANKTVVITTNVHQQTRQFIEEARAIIRQEPIRAVVFRGKLDMCHIDVGYEECQALRDTTRELVESETDRDELAEAERELLDTATDSDAIAGRNAIMDELDALDDTIDELREQSTCEYYYNNLTAETEPFYEWLFEDVRTPDEIYEYAHEAGLCGYELLKEGVEGVDLVVCNYHHVLDPVIREQFFRWLGRDPDDVVVVFDEAHNIEDAAREHATQTLTEQTLQSGLSELEGVDDPRSTPAENVIEAFQDALVSTYDDGLAFGEREAVGDDWYDLSITNDARRDELTLAFLDAYTGAGIHEDLDQAIELGTELDRSYEQSYKNGETKTRKECHVLPAATFIDDWLQDSDEEGMYPVVSVRRDQANETVYGRAELYTCLPRRITQPLFEELHASVLMSATLRPFDVLASVLGLDPEESMQMAYGPQFPEERRRTYAVNTPALFARRRDEQELQARVTGVLEDAIRFTPGNVLCFFPSYREAQRYHDRLVDDIDATFYLDSAGTSVERQKEAFTADGNGVLLTSLWGTLTEGVSFDGTDARTVVVVGVPYPRLDDRMNAVESAYADAFDGTRNDPGWEYAVEIPTVRKTRQAVGRVVRSPEDFGARLLVDERYTTKAKRELQQYSVVETFPPEERAETIDIEPKKLKFALLNFYTDMNAWAGQPPTP, encoded by the coding sequence ATAGTGTCGAATTCGTCGCACCTCAGGTTCTTTCCGTACGAAACACCGTACGACCACCAGCAGGAGGCGATGGAGACCATTGACGAGGCGCTTTCGGATGGTCAGGATGTGCTGTTTGAGGGTGCGTGTGGAACGGGCAAGACGCTCGCAGCACTCGCACCGGCGTTAGAGTACGCACGTACGGCGAACAAGACGGTCGTTATCACGACAAACGTCCACCAACAGACCCGTCAGTTCATCGAAGAGGCCAGAGCCATCATCCGACAGGAGCCGATCCGTGCGGTCGTCTTCCGGGGAAAACTCGATATGTGCCACATCGATGTCGGTTACGAGGAGTGTCAAGCCCTCCGAGACACTACCCGGGAGTTGGTCGAGTCCGAAACCGACCGCGATGAGCTGGCAGAAGCCGAGCGTGAACTGCTCGATACCGCCACGGATTCAGATGCCATAGCGGGACGAAACGCCATCATGGACGAACTCGACGCACTCGATGACACTATCGACGAGCTGCGCGAGCAGTCCACATGTGAGTACTACTACAACAATCTGACCGCAGAGACGGAGCCGTTCTATGAATGGCTGTTCGAAGATGTTCGAACGCCCGACGAGATATACGAGTACGCCCACGAGGCCGGTCTGTGCGGATACGAACTCCTAAAGGAGGGTGTCGAAGGCGTGGATCTCGTGGTGTGTAACTATCATCACGTGCTGGATCCGGTGATCCGTGAGCAGTTTTTCCGGTGGCTGGGCCGGGATCCTGACGACGTGGTGGTCGTCTTCGATGAGGCTCATAACATCGAGGATGCGGCCCGCGAGCATGCGACCCAGACGCTAACCGAGCAAACTCTACAGAGCGGACTCTCGGAACTGGAAGGGGTCGATGATCCCCGGTCTACCCCGGCAGAAAACGTCATCGAGGCGTTTCAGGACGCGCTCGTTTCCACCTACGACGACGGCCTGGCGTTCGGTGAACGCGAAGCCGTCGGAGATGACTGGTACGATCTCTCGATCACGAACGACGCCCGTCGGGACGAACTCACGCTCGCATTTCTGGACGCCTACACTGGTGCAGGTATCCACGAGGATCTCGATCAGGCGATCGAACTCGGAACTGAGCTTGATCGATCGTACGAACAGTCCTATAAGAACGGCGAAACGAAGACGCGAAAGGAGTGTCATGTGCTGCCGGCGGCGACGTTCATCGACGACTGGCTCCAGGACAGCGACGAGGAGGGAATGTATCCAGTGGTGAGCGTGCGGCGTGATCAAGCGAACGAGACGGTGTACGGACGCGCCGAGCTGTACACCTGTCTTCCCCGTCGGATCACCCAGCCGCTGTTCGAGGAACTACATGCAAGCGTACTGATGAGCGCGACGTTGCGCCCGTTCGACGTGCTTGCTTCAGTGCTTGGCCTCGATCCGGAGGAGTCGATGCAGATGGCGTACGGTCCACAGTTCCCCGAGGAACGCCGACGGACCTACGCAGTCAACACCCCTGCCCTCTTCGCTCGTCGACGTGACGAACAGGAGCTACAGGCACGAGTGACTGGCGTGCTCGAAGACGCGATCAGGTTCACCCCGGGAAATGTGCTGTGTTTCTTCCCGAGCTACCGCGAAGCACAGCGCTACCACGATCGTCTCGTGGATGATATTGACGCCACCTTCTATCTCGATTCTGCAGGAACGAGCGTCGAACGCCAAAAGGAGGCGTTCACGGCGGATGGAAACGGCGTGTTGCTCACGTCGTTGTGGGGAACGCTCACCGAAGGAGTGAGCTTCGACGGCACCGATGCGCGGACGGTCGTCGTCGTCGGCGTTCCCTATCCCCGTCTTGACGACCGGATGAACGCGGTCGAATCGGCGTACGCAGACGCATTCGATGGCACCCGAAACGATCCGGGGTGGGAGTACGCCGTAGAGATACCGACGGTTCGGAAGACACGACAAGCGGTCGGTCGGGTCGTCCGGTCGCCGGAGGATTTCGGCGCACGGCTGCTTGTCGACGAACGATACACCACGAAAGCCAAACGCGAGCTACAACAGTACAGCGTCGTAGAGACGTTTCCTCCCGAAGAACGGGCGGAGACCATCGACATCGAGCCGAAAAAGCTCAAGTTCGCGCTGCTAAACTTCTACACCGATATGAATGCGTGGGCCGGTCAACCCCCCACCCCGTAA
- a CDS encoding glycerophosphodiester phosphodiesterase, whose amino-acid sequence MAGTRFGGIETAAARRDGRGEQRTVPSIIAHRGFAGAYPENTVLAARLSSGLSHSSATNDTTRQNHDHERGGDLGIGAEMIEIDVMPTADGDVVVFHDDRLAGRDGGEQGLTDASGVVWETPTETVLKAEVLESGETVPLLDELLAAVPSHVGVNVEFKNPGSFDLRLGESLDETTLERQKELWRPFTQDVLPILADHDHQFLISSFYEAALATVREIEPSLPVAFLFWDSISDGLDVTRRYDCEAIHPPRNMIQNTPFFEDEYYTSGPFADIDLVEVAHAEDRMVNVFTVETWYQASQLAAAGVDGLINDYPGLLAI is encoded by the coding sequence ATGGCGGGAACGCGATTCGGGGGGATCGAGACGGCTGCCGCACGGAGAGATGGTCGTGGTGAGCAACGGACAGTTCCGTCGATCATCGCCCACCGAGGATTTGCCGGCGCGTACCCGGAGAACACGGTGCTCGCAGCGCGGCTATCATCGGGGCTTTCCCACAGTTCTGCAACGAACGACACCACGCGACAGAACCACGACCACGAGCGTGGTGGAGATCTCGGAATCGGCGCAGAAATGATCGAGATCGACGTCATGCCCACGGCGGATGGGGACGTAGTCGTCTTTCACGACGACCGGCTCGCCGGGCGTGATGGTGGTGAGCAAGGACTCACTGACGCGTCAGGCGTCGTGTGGGAGACGCCGACAGAGACGGTACTCAAAGCGGAGGTGCTCGAAAGCGGCGAGACGGTACCGTTGTTGGATGAGTTGTTGGCAGCCGTTCCGTCCCACGTCGGTGTCAACGTCGAGTTCAAAAATCCCGGCTCTTTCGACCTTCGCTTGGGAGAGTCGCTCGATGAGACGACGCTCGAACGACAAAAAGAGCTGTGGCGACCGTTCACCCAGGATGTACTACCGATCCTTGCCGACCACGACCACCAGTTTCTCATCTCCTCGTTTTACGAAGCGGCACTCGCAACCGTCCGGGAGATCGAACCGTCGCTTCCCGTCGCGTTCTTGTTCTGGGATTCGATTTCGGATGGGTTGGACGTGACACGTCGATACGACTGTGAGGCTATCCATCCGCCTCGGAACATGATCCAAAACACCCCGTTTTTCGAAGACGAGTATTACACCAGTGGCCCGTTCGCGGACATTGATCTCGTTGAGGTTGCCCACGCCGAGGACAGGATGGTAAACGTCTTCACCGTGGAAACGTGGTACCAGGCCAGCCAACTGGCTGCAGCTGGCGTCGATGGACTCATCAACGACTACCCCGGCCTGCTTGCGATATAA